The Dioscorea cayenensis subsp. rotundata cultivar TDr96_F1 chromosome 7, TDr96_F1_v2_PseudoChromosome.rev07_lg8_w22 25.fasta, whole genome shotgun sequence genome includes a region encoding these proteins:
- the LOC120265289 gene encoding putative disease resistance protein RGA1: protein MFLSSKNATAIPLSNCFHSLPLSKTTSLSFILQRYFPHDWFSQQGRPQRQHLIRWENHSAADATWTAADDLRRNFPNFYLEDMVALEAAAHVPVDVTNREDAEDKGKREKKGLKTKETKISGRPRRGNRALTGETRFKDFYHVKSLKVGAKCSLLRSSSLLVVSPLDLSACGKGSRKGIVRGSFESSQGAQPLTGVAKEFRRLQSTLLTIQDVLEDAEARQVNEKALEGWLRKLKDVAFDMDDVLDEFTVELADAEKRKKKGMKGKVYNLFFSQVRYKMADKMKEIMERFDEIAKESSIFGLKVGAIKEEEVGKREETHSYVNESEVYGRDVDREKIVNFLINSLSSASSEANPDVMAIIGLGGLGKTTLAQLAFNDIRVSKAFTKKIWVCVSEQFDVKKLTRSIIASITESECNLQDMDSLQRFLREKLREDRFFLVLDDVWNEDQEKWGNLKDLLSGCAAKRSKVIVTTHSERVASIVGTVLPHLLTGLSDQDCWVLFEKTAFGFGGAVKTPNLVAIGKDIVSKCAGLPLAAKALGSLMRFRRGERNGWL from the exons ATGTTTCTAAGCTCAAAAAATGCAACGGCGATCCCTCTGTCCAACTGCTTCCACTCCCTACCACTTTCAAAGACAACCAGCCTGTCTTTCATCCTGCAGAGATACTTTCCTCACGACTGGTTCTCGCAGCAAGGGCGACCCCAACGCCAACACCTCATCCGCTGGGAAAATCACTCTGCTGCTGACGCTACCTGGACAGCGGCCGACGATCTTCGCCGGAACTTTCCTAACTTCTACCTTGAGGACATGGTGGCTCTCGAAGCCGCGGCCCATGTGCCGGTCGACGTCACCAACAGAGAAGATGCGGAGGACAAAGGAAAACGGGAAAAAAAGGGCCTAAAAACCAAGGAGACAAAGATAAGTGGAAGACCAAGACGTGGCAACAGGGCTCTGACTGGGGAGACAAGATTCAAAGACTTTTATCATGTGAAGAGTCTGAAAGTTGGTGCTAAAT GTTCATTGCTTCGTTCCTCCTCTCTTTTAGTTGTCTCTCCTCTTGATCTCTCCGCTTGTGGAAAAGGAAGCAGGAAAGGGATTGTCAGAG GTAGCTTTGAGAGTAGTCAAGGAGCTCAGCCCCTGACCGGCGTTGCAAAGGAGTTCAGAAGACTGCAGAGCACTCTGTTGACAATCCAAGACGTGCTTGAAGACGCTGAGGCGAGGCAGGTGAATGAGAAGGCGCTGGAGGGATGGCTGAGAAAGCTCAAAGATGTGGCTTTTGATATGGATGATGTCTTGGATGAGTTCACGGTTGAGTTGGCTGATGCTGAGAAGCGGAAGAAGAAGGGAATGAAGGGAAAGGTGTAtaacttgtttttttctcagGTTCGTTATAAGATGGCTGACAAGATGAAGGAGATCATGGAGAGGTTTGATGAGATCGCTAAGGAGAGTTCCATATTTGGTTTGAAAGTGGGCGCtatcaaagaagaagaggttGGTAAGAGAGAGGAGACTCATTCGTACGTTAACGAATCAGAAGTCTATGGAAGGGATGTAGACAGGGAGAAGATTGTGAATTTTCTGATCAACTCGTTGTCATCAGCATCAAGTGAAGCTAATCCTGATGTTATGGCTATTATTGGGCTAGGAGGGTTGGGCAAGACCACTCTGGCACAACTGGCCTTTAATGATATAAGGGTGTCCAAGGCTTTTACTAAGAAGATATGGGTCTGTGTTTCTGAACAGTTTGACGTCAAGAAACTCACAAGATCAATTATAGCATCCATCACTGAGAGTGAGTGTAATCTCCAAGATATGGACTCATTGCAGAGGTTTCTAAGAGAAAAGCTCAGAGAAGACAGGTTCTTTCTTGTTCTGGATGATGTATGGAATGAGGACCAGGAGAAGTGGGGCAACTTGAAAGATCTGCTCAGTGGTTGTGCCGCGAAAAGAAGTAAAGTCATTGTGACCACGCACAGTGAAAGAGTTGCTTCCATTGTGGGCACCGTCTTGCCGCACTTGCTAACCGGGTTATCAGATCAGGACTGCTGGGTTTTGTTTGAGAAGACGGCGTTTGGTTTTGGTGGTGCAGTGAAAACACCGAACTTGGTGGCCATTGGGAAGGATATAGTGAGCAAGTGCGCAGGGCTTCCTTTGGCTGCCAAAGCTCTAGGGAGCCTGATGCGTTTcagaagaggagaaaggaatGGTTGGCTATGA